The following coding sequences lie in one Longimicrobiaceae bacterium genomic window:
- a CDS encoding RidA family protein, with translation MTEREMEILHPEGWARPKGYADGVGASGRMVFASGQIGWNPATGEFETDDFTAQVGQALRNVAAVLAAGGAEPRHVVRLTWYITDREAYMADGRGIGAAYREVFGKHFPAMAVVVVAGLLEPRAKVEIEATAVVP, from the coding sequence GTGACGGAACGGGAGATGGAGATCCTGCATCCCGAAGGCTGGGCGCGCCCGAAAGGCTACGCAGACGGCGTGGGCGCCAGCGGGCGGATGGTCTTCGCCTCCGGCCAGATCGGCTGGAACCCGGCGACGGGAGAGTTCGAGACGGACGACTTCACGGCGCAGGTGGGTCAGGCGCTACGGAACGTGGCCGCCGTGCTCGCCGCGGGCGGCGCGGAGCCGCGCCACGTGGTCCGCCTCACGTGGTACATCACCGACCGCGAGGCCTACATGGCGGACGGGCGCGGCATCGGCGCGGCGTATCGCGAGGTCTTCGGAAAGCACTTTCCGGCGATGGCGGTGGTGGTCGTTGCGGGCCTGCTGGAGCCCCGCGCCAAGGTGGAGATCGAGGCGACGGCGGTGGTGCCGTGA
- a CDS encoding BrxA/BrxB family bacilliredoxin, translated as MPYDERLVAPMRQELTRLGVREMRTADEVDEVLGQADGTTLVVVNSVCGCAARNARPAVAQALQSEALPQNITTVFAGQDLEATQKARSYFHGYAPSSPQIALMKDGDVAFMLERHQIEGRTADQIAADLKAAFEQHCRAGAEA; from the coding sequence ATGCCTTACGATGAACGGCTCGTAGCCCCCATGCGCCAGGAGCTGACCCGGCTTGGCGTGCGCGAGATGCGTACGGCGGACGAGGTGGACGAGGTGCTCGGGCAGGCGGACGGCACCACGCTGGTGGTGGTGAACTCGGTGTGCGGCTGCGCGGCGCGCAACGCCCGCCCGGCGGTGGCGCAGGCGCTCCAGAGCGAGGCGCTTCCGCAGAACATCACCACGGTGTTCGCCGGCCAGGACCTGGAGGCCACGCAGAAGGCCCGCAGCTACTTCCACGGCTACGCGCCCTCGTCGCCGCAGATCGCGCTGATGAAGGACGGCGACGTGGCGTTCATGCTGGAGCGCCACCAGATCGAGGGGCGCACGGCCGACCAGATCGCCGCCGACCTCAAGGCCGCCTTCGAGCAGCACTGCCGCGCTGGCGCCGAGGCGTAA
- a CDS encoding long-chain fatty acid--CoA ligase, with translation MPVSTQPAPSASVRATAPVTPLLPVERDTIPKIFVGAVDRFGRAEALRFHRDGRWQTLSHAEAERRVAAIAAWLGSIGVRAGDRVAIVSETRAEWALADYAILGMGAVGVPVYPTLPPNQVLYILRDSGARAVFVSTAEQAAKVAALRGELPELAEAVAFDDPEGAAGMLRLEDVIEVGQREIDAGRAEDFRAMAARAKPDDLATLIYTSGTTGLPKGVMLTHFNIASNVASCAQQNAMEVRADDVALSFLPLSHIFERMADYWFWDAGICIAYARSMETVIDDFAAVRPTVAVSVPRMFEKVYAKVTGAPGLKGRIARWAVAVGARVVDERMTGREPGGTLSIRYRLADQLVFSKLRARLGGRMRIFRSGSAPLAADIARFFFAAGVPVYEGYGLTETSPVLTVNVPEATRLGTVGPAIPGVELRIGDGGEILARGPNVMRGYWNDPQATADAIDPDGWFHTGDVGEIDGDGYLRITDRIKNLIVTAGGKNVAPQPMENVAALSPFVAQVVMIGDRRAFPSMLVVPDFENLRPWAKSQGIAAADAQTLVRDPRVRELLERETVGRLHGFARYELPKKITLIAEEFSIADGLLTPTLKVKRRAVEERYRSEIEEMYAERSREVS, from the coding sequence ATGCCCGTCTCCACGCAACCGGCCCCGTCCGCATCCGTCCGCGCGACCGCTCCCGTGACTCCATTGCTGCCGGTGGAGCGCGACACGATCCCGAAGATCTTCGTGGGCGCGGTGGACCGCTTCGGGCGGGCGGAGGCGCTGCGCTTCCACCGCGACGGGCGGTGGCAGACGCTGTCGCACGCGGAGGCGGAGCGGCGCGTGGCGGCGATCGCGGCTTGGCTGGGCTCCATCGGCGTGCGCGCGGGCGACCGGGTCGCGATCGTCTCCGAGACGCGCGCGGAGTGGGCGCTGGCGGACTATGCGATCCTGGGGATGGGCGCGGTGGGCGTGCCCGTGTACCCCACGCTGCCGCCCAACCAGGTGCTCTACATCCTCCGCGACTCGGGCGCGCGCGCCGTTTTCGTCTCCACCGCGGAGCAAGCGGCGAAGGTCGCGGCGTTGCGCGGCGAGCTGCCGGAACTGGCCGAAGCGGTGGCGTTCGACGATCCGGAGGGCGCGGCAGGCATGCTGCGGCTGGAGGACGTGATCGAGGTGGGACAGCGGGAGATCGACGCAGGCCGGGCGGAGGATTTCCGCGCGATGGCGGCGCGCGCCAAGCCGGACGACCTGGCGACGCTCATCTACACGAGCGGGACGACGGGGCTGCCGAAGGGCGTGATGCTGACGCACTTCAACATCGCATCGAACGTAGCGTCGTGCGCGCAGCAGAACGCCATGGAAGTGCGGGCGGACGACGTGGCGCTGTCGTTCCTGCCGCTGTCGCACATCTTCGAGCGGATGGCGGACTACTGGTTCTGGGACGCCGGCATCTGCATCGCCTACGCGCGCAGCATGGAGACGGTGATCGACGACTTCGCGGCGGTGCGGCCCACGGTCGCCGTCTCCGTCCCCCGCATGTTCGAGAAGGTGTACGCGAAGGTCACCGGCGCGCCGGGGCTGAAAGGCCGCATCGCGCGGTGGGCGGTGGCGGTGGGCGCGCGGGTGGTGGACGAGCGGATGACGGGGCGCGAGCCGGGCGGGACGCTGTCGATTCGATACCGGCTGGCGGACCAGCTGGTGTTCTCCAAGCTGCGGGCAAGGCTGGGCGGGAGGATGCGCATCTTTCGCTCCGGCAGCGCCCCGCTGGCGGCAGACATCGCGCGCTTCTTCTTCGCCGCGGGCGTGCCCGTGTACGAGGGCTACGGGCTTACGGAGACGTCGCCGGTGCTGACGGTGAACGTCCCCGAGGCGACGCGGCTGGGCACCGTGGGCCCCGCGATCCCCGGCGTGGAGCTGCGCATCGGCGACGGCGGCGAGATCCTGGCGCGCGGGCCCAACGTGATGCGCGGCTACTGGAACGACCCGCAGGCCACGGCGGACGCCATCGACCCGGACGGCTGGTTCCACACCGGCGACGTCGGGGAGATCGACGGCGACGGCTACCTGCGCATCACCGACCGCATCAAGAACCTGATCGTCACCGCCGGCGGCAAGAACGTGGCGCCGCAGCCGATGGAGAACGTGGCCGCGCTCTCACCCTTCGTCGCGCAGGTGGTGATGATCGGCGACCGGCGCGCCTTCCCCAGCATGCTCGTGGTCCCCGACTTCGAGAACCTGCGCCCGTGGGCCAAGTCGCAGGGCATCGCCGCGGCCGACGCGCAGACGCTCGTGCGCGACCCGCGCGTGCGCGAGCTGCTGGAGCGCGAGACGGTCGGCCGCCTGCACGGTTTCGCGCGCTACGAGCTGCCGAAGAAGATCACCCTCATCGCCGAAGAGTTCTCCATCGCCGACGGCCTCCTCACCCCCACGCTCAAGGTCAAGCGCCGCGCGGTCGAAGAGCGCTACCGGTCCGAGATCGAGGAGATGTACGCCGAGAGGTCACGTGAAGTAAGCTAG
- a CDS encoding LD-carboxypeptidase, with amino-acid sequence MVRPPALRPGARVSLVAPAGPLAEGAVARAAERVRAWGWEPLVGRFAERRTGYLAGTDDERAADLNDALRSPDNDAIWLLRGGYGVMRILPDVDWDAMAARPRALIGFSDNTALHLGMQRRGIVSFHGPHPAAAEMTDFSAAGLRRVLTDASPAGILPFPGGDADRADTLAPGVAEGRLVGGNLALIAATLGTPYAVDARGAILFLEEVGEASYRLDRLLTQLQLAGVFDEVAGIALGAFTESPDVGHGGIPTPEEVLRERLGSLGVPVALGFPFGHVDDNLTLPLGVRARLDADAGTLEVLEDAVDGCPLPLA; translated from the coding sequence ATGGTCCGCCCGCCCGCGCTGCGGCCGGGTGCGCGCGTGTCGCTGGTCGCCCCCGCGGGCCCGCTCGCGGAAGGCGCGGTGGCTCGCGCGGCCGAGCGGGTGCGCGCGTGGGGCTGGGAGCCGCTCGTGGGGCGCTTCGCCGAGCGCCGGACGGGCTACCTCGCCGGGACGGACGACGAGCGCGCGGCGGACCTGAACGACGCCCTGCGCTCGCCGGACAACGACGCGATCTGGCTGCTGCGCGGCGGCTACGGCGTGATGCGCATCCTCCCCGACGTGGACTGGGACGCGATGGCGGCCCGCCCCCGTGCGCTGATCGGCTTCAGCGACAACACCGCGCTGCACCTGGGAATGCAGCGGCGCGGGATCGTCTCCTTCCACGGCCCGCACCCGGCGGCCGCGGAGATGACGGACTTCTCGGCTGCCGGTCTCCGGCGAGTGCTGACGGATGCGTCGCCGGCCGGCATCCTCCCCTTCCCTGGCGGCGACGCGGACCGCGCGGACACGCTGGCACCTGGCGTGGCGGAGGGACGGCTCGTCGGCGGCAACCTCGCGCTCATCGCCGCGACGCTAGGGACGCCGTACGCCGTCGATGCGCGAGGGGCGATCCTGTTCCTGGAAGAGGTCGGCGAGGCGTCGTACCGGCTGGATCGGCTGCTCACCCAGCTTCAGCTTGCCGGCGTGTTCGACGAGGTCGCGGGCATCGCGCTCGGCGCCTTCACCGAGAGCCCGGACGTGGGCCACGGGGGCATCCCCACGCCGGAGGAGGTGCTGCGGGAACGGCTGGGAAGCCTCGGGGTGCCGGTGGCGCTCGGCTTTCCGTTCGGACACGTGGACGACAACCTGACGCTTCCGCTCGGCGTGCGGGCGCGTCTGGATGCGGACGCGGGGACGCTGGAAGTGCTGGAGGACGCGGTGGATGGGTGCCCCCTCCCGCTCGCTTAG
- a CDS encoding cob(I)yrinic acid a,c-diamide adenosyltransferase yields the protein MKIYTKTGDRGETGLFGGQRVPKDHARVEAYGDVDELNSLLGVTCAQLEAEGAGEIVAGLRGIQAELFTVGANLATPRPEDGGRENAHIPALREGGIEAMERWIDAAETEMEPLKSFILPGGTAAAASLHLARTVCRRAERRVVHLSHEAAVPGEMVRYLNRLSDLLFTLARLANRRAGVGDVPWVPNAR from the coding sequence ATGAAGATCTACACCAAGACGGGCGACCGGGGCGAGACCGGCCTGTTCGGCGGGCAGCGCGTACCCAAGGACCACGCGCGCGTGGAGGCGTACGGCGACGTGGACGAGCTGAACTCGCTCCTCGGCGTCACCTGCGCGCAGCTGGAGGCGGAGGGCGCGGGCGAGATCGTGGCGGGGCTGCGCGGGATCCAGGCGGAGCTGTTCACTGTCGGCGCCAACCTCGCCACCCCGCGCCCGGAAGACGGCGGCCGCGAGAACGCGCACATCCCCGCGCTGCGCGAGGGCGGCATCGAGGCCATGGAGCGCTGGATCGACGCGGCGGAGACGGAGATGGAGCCGCTGAAGAGCTTCATCCTCCCCGGCGGCACGGCGGCCGCGGCGTCGCTGCACCTGGCTCGCACCGTGTGCCGGCGGGCGGAGCGGCGCGTGGTGCACCTGTCGCACGAGGCGGCGGTGCCGGGCGAGATGGTGCGCTACCTCAACCGCCTCTCGGACCTGCTTTTCACGCTGGCGCGGCTGGCGAACCGGCGAGCGGGCGTGGGCGACGTGCCCTGGGTTCCGAACGCGCGGTAG
- a CDS encoding type II toxin-antitoxin system HicB family antitoxin — protein sequence MAEARTRFSVGLEQGPDGAMLAHGLDLPGCAAFGDTAEDAVAAFEHTLHEWLRFLASAGEPVPGAGAELEIAVDEWISTDADVAGGETTACFAADLAALSAEEIDRGLRLLGDLRGRVLARVRRQPAAILDAESEGGWTARGILEELARAGWWTLSRLGASPMAEVPESTLGRLDTSLALAVQVFTAMPPEMRGNRLELEGEEWTPRKVMRRLLWLEWTLGRAAASALEPVTGQGG from the coding sequence ATGGCTGAGGCGAGGACGCGGTTTTCGGTGGGGCTGGAGCAGGGGCCGGACGGTGCGATGCTGGCGCACGGGCTCGACCTGCCGGGGTGCGCGGCGTTCGGGGACACGGCGGAGGATGCGGTTGCTGCGTTCGAGCACACGCTGCACGAGTGGCTGCGCTTCCTCGCATCCGCCGGCGAGCCGGTGCCGGGCGCGGGCGCGGAGCTGGAGATCGCGGTCGACGAGTGGATCTCGACGGACGCGGACGTGGCGGGCGGCGAGACGACGGCGTGCTTCGCGGCGGACCTGGCGGCGCTGTCGGCGGAAGAGATCGACCGCGGACTGCGGCTGCTGGGCGACTTGCGCGGACGGGTGCTGGCGCGAGTCCGTCGCCAACCGGCCGCGATCCTCGACGCGGAGAGCGAGGGCGGGTGGACGGCGCGCGGGATCCTGGAGGAGCTGGCGCGGGCGGGGTGGTGGACGCTGTCGCGGCTGGGCGCGTCGCCCATGGCGGAGGTGCCGGAAAGCACGCTGGGGCGGCTGGACACCTCGCTCGCGCTGGCGGTGCAGGTCTTCACGGCCATGCCGCCGGAGATGCGCGGCAACCGGCTGGAGCTGGAGGGCGAAGAATGGACGCCGCGCAAGGTGATGCGCCGGCTGCTTTGGCTGGAGTGGACGCTGGGCCGCGCGGCGGCGAGCGCCCTGGAACCCGTTACTGGGCAAGGCGGATGA
- a CDS encoding long-chain fatty acid--CoA ligase has product MATASQTLKQSRLVPLRPVERDTIPKIFLGGVDRFRRPDALAYKTGGEWKPIAHREVEERVTRLAAALAASGIVAGDRVAILSENRPEWAITDYAVTGMGAIDVPIYPTLPANQIAYILNDCGAKAVFVSNRTQLAKIAEIRGELPALEQVIAFEDPGSLPGAQKFADVLEGGRRAMDEGRAGSFRERAQQVQRDDVATLIYTSGTTGNPKGVMLTHWNLASNVAASQQHDVLTPEKGDVALSFLPLSHVYERMVSYWYWDTGIGIAYAESFDKVVDNFGEVRPSVAVSVPRLFEKIYSRVTGSPGLKGKIAHWAVRVGGRVVDERVAGRTPAGALAMQYKLADKLVFSKLRERTGGKMRVFISGGAPLSPDIAKFFFAAGLPVYEGYGLTETSPVIAVNGAKAWRLGTVGLPIPGAEVRIGDDGEILSRGPNIMKGYWKNDAATAETIDADGWFHTGDVGELDGDGYLRITDRIKNLIVTAGGKNIAPQPMENLVALSPYVAQVVMMGDRRAFPSMLIVPDFEALLPWAAAQGIATTDRAELAADPRVNALLEKEALSRLGEFARYELPKKIAVIPEEFSIDAGTLTPKLSIRRKAVEAQYKDLIEGMYEGHSVERD; this is encoded by the coding sequence ATGGCGACCGCCTCGCAGACGCTCAAGCAGTCCCGCCTGGTCCCTCTGCGGCCGGTGGAGCGCGACACGATCCCCAAGATCTTCCTGGGCGGTGTGGACCGCTTCCGGCGGCCGGACGCGCTGGCGTACAAGACGGGCGGCGAGTGGAAGCCCATCGCGCACCGCGAGGTGGAGGAGCGGGTGACGCGGCTGGCGGCGGCGCTGGCGGCCAGCGGCATCGTTGCGGGCGACCGCGTGGCGATCCTCAGCGAGAACCGGCCGGAGTGGGCGATCACCGATTACGCGGTGACGGGCATGGGCGCCATCGACGTGCCCATCTACCCCACGCTGCCCGCGAACCAGATCGCCTACATCCTCAACGACTGCGGGGCGAAAGCCGTCTTCGTCTCAAACCGCACGCAGCTGGCGAAGATCGCGGAGATCCGCGGCGAGCTGCCTGCGCTGGAGCAGGTCATCGCCTTCGAGGACCCAGGCTCGCTGCCCGGCGCGCAGAAGTTCGCGGACGTGCTGGAGGGCGGCCGACGGGCGATGGACGAAGGCCGCGCCGGCAGCTTCCGCGAGCGCGCGCAGCAGGTTCAGCGCGACGACGTGGCCACGCTCATCTACACGTCGGGCACCACGGGCAACCCCAAGGGCGTGATGCTCACGCACTGGAACCTGGCGTCGAACGTGGCCGCCAGCCAGCAGCACGACGTGCTCACGCCGGAGAAGGGCGACGTGGCGCTGTCGTTCCTGCCGCTGTCGCACGTGTACGAGCGGATGGTGAGCTACTGGTACTGGGACACGGGCATCGGCATCGCGTACGCGGAGAGCTTCGACAAGGTCGTCGACAACTTCGGCGAGGTGCGGCCGAGCGTGGCCGTCTCCGTCCCCCGCCTCTTCGAGAAGATCTACTCGCGCGTCACCGGCTCGCCCGGCCTGAAGGGCAAGATCGCGCACTGGGCCGTGCGCGTGGGCGGCCGCGTGGTGGACGAGCGCGTCGCCGGCCGCACGCCCGCAGGCGCGCTGGCGATGCAGTACAAGCTGGCCGACAAGCTCGTCTTCTCCAAGCTGCGGGAGAGGACGGGCGGGAAGATGCGCGTCTTCATCTCCGGCGGCGCACCGCTCTCGCCGGACATCGCCAAGTTCTTCTTCGCCGCGGGCCTGCCCGTGTACGAGGGCTACGGGCTGACCGAGACGTCGCCCGTGATCGCGGTGAACGGCGCGAAGGCGTGGCGGCTGGGCACGGTGGGCCTCCCCATCCCGGGCGCGGAGGTCCGCATCGGCGACGACGGCGAGATCCTGTCGCGCGGCCCCAACATCATGAAGGGCTACTGGAAGAACGATGCGGCCACGGCCGAGACCATTGACGCAGACGGCTGGTTCCACACGGGCGACGTCGGCGAGCTGGACGGCGACGGCTACCTGCGCATCACCGACCGCATCAAGAACCTGATCGTCACCGCGGGCGGAAAGAACATCGCACCGCAGCCCATGGAGAACCTGGTCGCGCTCTCTCCGTACGTCGCGCAGGTGGTGATGATGGGCGACCGGCGCGCCTTCCCCAGCATGCTCATCGTCCCTGACTTCGAGGCGCTGCTGCCGTGGGCAGCGGCGCAGGGTATCGCCACGACGGACCGGGCGGAGCTGGCGGCCGACCCGCGGGTGAACGCGCTGCTGGAGAAGGAGGCGCTGAGCCGCCTGGGCGAGTTCGCGCGCTACGAGCTGCCCAAGAAAATCGCGGTGATCCCGGAGGAGTTCAGCATCGACGCGGGGACGCTCACGCCCAAGCTGTCCATCCGCCGCAAAGCCGTGGAGGCGCAGTACAAGGACCTGATCGAAGGCATGTACGAAGGGCACTCGGTCGAACGCGACTGA
- a CDS encoding NACHT domain-containing protein — protein MADLRTRFDLLVQLHFHLDEERKKIPSGELFTAILEGVRYALKVEVELGSLAAVDALNAVRTNILRDEIRAISKSITALRRETRTSLEGVLQFEDKFRNVMNARHGVIVPPHLSGAQKVKLDDLYVSPSFVEPTEPEGRVVEALGIPEMLGRMHRTVILGNPGGGKSTLATKLCFNLSKAPDATSCGERAPTPILVVLREYVAEKTNRQLSILQYISENARSSYQTDPPSGAFEYLLLNGRAIVIFDGLDELLETNQRQKVSAQVESFCHLYPATPVIVTSREVGYEQAPLDPGAFEIFKLAPFTEAQAQEYVSKWFMLEEEARPEHARRKITAFWTESASVPDLRSNPLMLGLMCTIYRAENYIPINRPDVYRKCAEMMFDKWDRKREIPVRFRFESDFRPPLAYLAYWIYSNETLQTGVTEDQLILKAVDYLAPKRFEDRDEAEAYARDFVEYCRGRAWVFTNTGSNGQGVELYQFTHRTFLEYFAALYLNRTHETADALAEVLLPKLARREWDMVSQLAFQIKNSEAEGGGDRLLARVLAETQKDSDVESWSLLSFAARCLEFLVPSPPTTRAIAKYSAERVITQLATNSEFLTPNANSEVESENKLILDILMGLIWVAPENRPGVSAGLKEAILEANTLDDDQMIIASFEVGLPMGMVLRPHLQSGIPSSGPAEHFVNFSEQVANTYEQQIVRLSQSDFNTAYDACLRGQITPEQMNRWQGGRSFSRQRHYRAYGSGRVSLTALAALWALSSVHGSGYLDGVMRGILRIMEQVISEYSLWGITHFGVILTWAGGMKWRSPHPIRSDLSGEELYGLFLVLAYEIENPDVRREAQRCWEVAAWRGVPFGNLIESRMNGGAVTLDERLPLLWNAEQIATAVNWATQDINFARPGSGR, from the coding sequence ATGGCCGACCTGAGAACTCGTTTTGACCTTCTTGTACAACTACATTTCCACTTGGATGAGGAGCGTAAGAAGATACCATCAGGCGAGCTTTTCACCGCCATCCTTGAAGGTGTGCGGTATGCACTGAAAGTTGAAGTCGAATTAGGCTCCCTCGCGGCAGTTGATGCTCTGAACGCGGTGCGGACAAATATCCTTCGCGACGAGATACGCGCGATTAGTAAGAGTATTACTGCCCTCCGTCGAGAGACCCGAACCAGTTTGGAGGGAGTTCTGCAGTTCGAAGATAAATTTCGTAATGTGATGAATGCGCGCCATGGTGTTATTGTCCCACCCCACCTCAGCGGGGCTCAAAAGGTGAAATTGGACGACCTCTATGTCAGTCCTAGTTTCGTTGAACCCACAGAGCCGGAAGGGCGAGTCGTAGAGGCGCTCGGGATCCCGGAGATGCTGGGGCGTATGCATCGGACCGTGATCCTGGGAAATCCCGGAGGAGGAAAGTCCACGCTCGCCACTAAACTGTGCTTCAATTTATCGAAAGCTCCGGACGCAACTTCCTGTGGGGAGCGGGCGCCAACACCGATCCTCGTGGTCCTCAGGGAGTATGTCGCTGAGAAGACGAATCGCCAGTTATCTATATTGCAATATATTAGTGAGAACGCACGCTCCTCCTACCAGACAGATCCTCCCTCAGGTGCGTTTGAATACCTGCTTCTTAATGGCCGCGCCATCGTCATTTTCGATGGACTCGATGAACTTTTGGAGACGAATCAGCGACAGAAGGTAAGTGCTCAAGTGGAGTCGTTCTGTCACCTGTACCCAGCTACTCCGGTCATTGTGACGTCAAGGGAAGTAGGATACGAGCAAGCTCCCCTTGATCCGGGTGCGTTCGAAATATTCAAATTGGCGCCGTTCACCGAAGCTCAGGCGCAAGAATATGTCAGTAAATGGTTTATGCTTGAGGAGGAAGCCCGCCCAGAGCACGCGAGAAGAAAAATAACGGCGTTTTGGACGGAGAGTGCTTCGGTCCCTGATCTGCGGTCAAATCCCTTGATGTTGGGTTTGATGTGTACTATTTACCGAGCAGAGAATTACATTCCGATCAATCGTCCCGACGTTTATCGAAAATGCGCAGAAATGATGTTCGATAAGTGGGATCGGAAGCGTGAAATTCCGGTCCGTTTCCGATTCGAATCCGACTTCAGGCCCCCCCTAGCCTACTTGGCGTATTGGATTTACTCGAACGAGACTTTGCAAACGGGAGTCACTGAGGATCAACTGATTCTAAAGGCCGTTGATTACTTAGCCCCAAAGCGATTTGAGGATCGCGATGAGGCTGAAGCATATGCACGCGATTTTGTTGAGTACTGTCGAGGAAGAGCATGGGTCTTCACCAATACTGGGAGCAATGGACAAGGAGTTGAGCTGTATCAATTTACGCACCGGACATTTCTTGAATACTTTGCGGCTCTGTATTTGAACCGTACTCACGAGACGGCTGATGCTTTAGCCGAAGTATTGCTGCCCAAGCTAGCGCGGCGAGAGTGGGACATGGTTTCTCAATTAGCTTTCCAAATCAAGAATAGCGAAGCCGAGGGTGGTGGGGATCGGTTGCTGGCAAGAGTGCTTGCTGAGACCCAGAAAGATTCCGACGTAGAGTCTTGGTCCCTACTTTCTTTCGCTGCTCGGTGCTTGGAATTTTTGGTACCAAGCCCTCCCACTACACGGGCCATTGCGAAGTACTCCGCGGAGCGCGTAATCACACAACTCGCTACCAACTCGGAGTTCTTGACGCCGAATGCGAATAGTGAGGTTGAATCGGAAAATAAACTCATTTTGGACATCCTCATGGGTCTCATCTGGGTTGCACCCGAGAATCGGCCTGGAGTCTCGGCTGGTCTAAAAGAGGCGATACTCGAAGCGAACACCCTTGATGATGATCAGATGATAATCGCTAGTTTCGAAGTTGGTTTACCGATGGGAATGGTATTGCGGCCGCACCTTCAGAGTGGCATCCCGAGTTCTGGTCCGGCAGAGCATTTTGTGAATTTTTCTGAGCAGGTAGCAAATACCTATGAACAACAAATCGTCCGTCTTAGCCAGAGTGATTTCAACACTGCTTATGATGCATGCCTCCGTGGTCAGATTACGCCAGAGCAGATGAACCGGTGGCAAGGGGGACGATCTTTTAGCAGACAGCGACATTACAGGGCTTACGGGAGCGGGAGGGTTTCTCTCACTGCACTGGCTGCGTTGTGGGCGTTATCCTCCGTCCACGGAAGCGGCTACCTTGATGGTGTGATGCGCGGTATCCTTCGAATAATGGAGCAAGTCATCAGTGAATATAGTCTGTGGGGGATTACTCATTTTGGTGTTATTCTCACATGGGCAGGAGGGATGAAATGGAGGTCGCCGCATCCCATCCGTAGTGACTTGAGTGGAGAGGAATTGTATGGATTATTCCTGGTATTGGCCTACGAAATCGAAAATCCAGACGTACGGCGGGAAGCACAACGCTGCTGGGAAGTAGCGGCGTGGAGAGGGGTGCCGTTTGGTAATTTAATTGAGAGTCGGATGAACGGAGGGGCGGTTACCCTCGATGAGCGCCTTCCTCTGCTCTGGAATGCAGAGCAGATTGCAACGGCGGTCAACTGGGCGACCCAAGATATCAACTTCGCTCGGCCTGGTTCAGGAAGATGA
- a CDS encoding SDR family oxidoreductase, with product MTTAAFRENVVVLTGASAGIGREMAHQLAGQGAWLALAAREPERLEAVAEECRMMGGRAIAVPTDVGDQAQCAALVQRAVDEFGRVDTLINNAGIGMWAPFDEVSDLSVFERIMRINYLGSLFCTHYVLPHLKRTRGRIVGIGSLTAKTGVPTRSGYAASKHAMAGFFDSIRIELDGTGVTVTMVHPGFVATEIRERAFGADGKPLGHGNSPVRESEVMTAETCARITLDAAARRKREVVMTGRAKLGMWLKLLSPGTVDRMARNAIEKGK from the coding sequence ATGACCACCGCCGCATTCCGCGAGAACGTAGTCGTGCTGACGGGCGCGTCCGCGGGCATCGGGCGCGAGATGGCGCACCAGCTCGCGGGCCAGGGCGCGTGGCTGGCGCTCGCCGCGCGCGAGCCGGAGCGGCTGGAAGCCGTGGCCGAGGAGTGCCGCATGATGGGCGGCCGCGCCATCGCCGTCCCCACCGACGTGGGTGACCAGGCGCAGTGCGCGGCCCTCGTGCAGCGCGCGGTGGACGAATTCGGGCGCGTGGACACGCTGATCAACAACGCGGGAATCGGCATGTGGGCGCCCTTCGACGAGGTGAGCGACCTGTCCGTGTTCGAGCGCATCATGCGCATCAACTACCTGGGCAGCCTGTTCTGCACCCACTACGTGCTGCCGCACCTGAAGCGCACCCGCGGCCGCATCGTGGGCATCGGCAGCCTGACGGCGAAGACGGGCGTGCCCACCCGCAGCGGCTACGCCGCCAGCAAGCACGCCATGGCGGGCTTCTTCGACTCCATACGCATCGAGCTGGACGGCACGGGCGTGACGGTGACGATGGTGCACCCCGGCTTCGTCGCCACGGAGATCCGCGAGCGCGCGTTCGGCGCCGACGGCAAGCCGCTGGGCCACGGCAACAGCCCCGTCCGCGAATCGGAGGTGATGACCGCGGAGACGTGCGCCCGCATCACCCTGGACGCCGCCGCGCGCCGCAAGCGCGAGGTGGTGATGACCGGCCGCGCCAAGCTGGGGATGTGGCTCAAGCTGCTCTCCCCCGGCACCGTGGACCGCATGGCCCGCAACGCCATCGAGAAAGGCAAGTGA